A window of the Tiliqua scincoides isolate rTilSci1 chromosome 5, rTilSci1.hap2, whole genome shotgun sequence genome harbors these coding sequences:
- the TGFBR1 gene encoding TGF-beta receptor type-1, with translation MAASPQSRRRLRGPRASLSSWATWTATALLLFLLLPQAATALQCYCLLCTKENFTCTTDGLCITSVTRNGEKIIRNSMCVAEMDLIPRDRPFICAPSSSEGVTTMPYCCDKDFCNKIDLPIPTPGPVSGKLSSSLGPVELAAVIAGPVCFVCISLMFILYICHNRTVIHHRVPSEEDPSMDRPFISEGTTLKDLIYDMTTSGSGSGLPLLVQRTIARTIVLQESIGKGRFGEVWRGKWRGEEVAVKIFSSREERSWFREAEIYQTVMLRHENILGFIAADNKDNGTWTQLWLVSDYHEHGSLFDYLNRYTVTVEGMIKLALSTASGLAHLHMEIVGTQGKPAIAHRDLKSKNILVKKNGTCCIADLGLAVRHDSATDTIDIAPNHRVGTKRYMAPEVLDDSINMKHFESFKRADIYAMGLVFWEIARRCSVGGIHEDYQLPYYDLVPSDPSVEEMRKVVCEQKLRPNIPNRWQSCEALRVMAKIMRECWYANGAARLTALRIKKTLSQLSQQEGIKM, from the exons CCTTACAGTGTTATTGCCTTCTTTGTACGAAAGAGAATTTTACGTGCACAACAGATGGACTCTGCATTACTTCAGTAACACGGAATGGAGAGAAAATCATACGCAATAGTATGTGTGTGGCAGAAATGGATCTCATTCCCCGAGATAGGCCATTTATTTGTGCCCCCTCATCAAGTGAAGGAGTTACTACTATGCCGTATTGCTGTGATAAAGACTTCTGCAATAAAATAGATCTTCCAATTCCAACACCAG GCCCTGTATCAGGAAAACTTTCTTCTAGTCTAGGACCAGTGGAATTGGCAGCTGTCATTGCTGGACCAGTTTGCTTTGTTTGCATTTCACTCATGTTTATTCTATACATCTGCCACAATCGTACAGTCATACACCATCGAGTTCCAAGTGAAGAAGATCCTTCAATGGATCGGCCTTTCATATCAGAGGGAACTACTTTAAAAGATTTAATTTATGATATGACTACTTCAGGCTCTGGCTCAG GTTTACCATTACTTGTTCAAAGAACAATTGCAAGAACAATTGTGCTACAAGAAAGTATTGGAAAAGGTCGGTTTGGAGAAGTCTGGCGAGGAAAATGGAGAGGAGAAGAAGTTGCAGTGAAAATTTTCTCCTCCAGGGAAGAGCGTTCCTGGTTTCGTGAGGCAGAAATCTATCAAACAGTTATGTTGCGTCATGAAAATATCCTTGGGTTTATAGCAGCAGACAATAAAG ATAATGGTACGTGGACCCAGCTGTGGCTGGTATCAGATTATCATGAGCATGGCTCTCTCTTTGATTATCTAAACAGATACACAGTTACTGTAGAAGGAATGATAAAATTAGCTTTGTCCACTGCCAGTGGACTTGCTCATCTTCACATGGAAATTGTTGGCACTCAAG GAAAACCAGCTATAGCTCATAGAGACTTGAAATCAAAAAACATATTAGTAAAGAAAAATGGAACATGCTGTATTGCAGACTTAGGTCTGGCAGTAAGACACGATTCGGCTACAGACACAATAGATATTGCACCAAACCACAGAGTGGGAACAAAAAG GTACATGGCTCCTGAGGTGCTGGATGATTCCATAAACATGAAACATTTTGAGTCTTTCAAACGAGCAGATATTTATGCAATGGGATTAGTGTTCTGGGAAATCGCTCGCCGATGTTCAGTTGGTG GAATTCATGAAGATTATCAATTACCATATTATGACCTAGTCCCCTCTGATCCTTCAGTTGAAGAAATGAGGAAAGTTGTTTGTGAACAGAAGCTACGACCCAATATTCCAAACAGATGGCAGAGCTGTGAG GCATTACGAGTAATGGCCAAAATTATGCGAGAATGTTGGTATGCCAATGGAGCAGCCAGACTAACTGCTTTACGTATAAAGAAAACGCTGTCGCAGCTCAGTCAGCAAGAAGGCATAAAAATGTAA